A part of Chloroflexota bacterium genomic DNA contains:
- a CDS encoding HNH endonuclease, whose translation MAESKTISDLVMEYFRRHPNEDLPMGPVVDWVTEEYLRSHPSPPRDPWRAIRKLHQEGKLVKVRKGVHRYDPERVEGVHLFDFPPEAKEAIFRRDSYRCVVCGKGIADGVEIHADHIKPKDRGGDNSVENGQTLCTQHNNIKKNYSQTEAGKRYFIRIYEKALASDDQNMIRFCKDVFDAYNRHGINGHIRRPNGR comes from the coding sequence ATGGCTGAGTCGAAGACTATCAGCGATCTGGTAATGGAGTATTTCCGGAGGCACCCAAATGAGGACCTGCCGATGGGGCCAGTCGTCGATTGGGTTACGGAAGAGTATCTTAGAAGCCATCCAAGCCCACCCCGCGACCCCTGGAGGGCCATCCGCAAACTTCACCAAGAAGGAAAACTGGTTAAGGTCAGAAAAGGAGTGCACCGTTACGATCCCGAACGTGTCGAAGGTGTCCATCTATTTGACTTTCCTCCCGAAGCGAAGGAGGCTATCTTCCGGCGTGATAGCTACAGATGCGTAGTCTGCGGCAAAGGAATTGCCGATGGCGTCGAGATACACGCAGACCACATAAAGCCCAAAGACAGAGGGGGAGACAACTCCGTTGAGAATGGCCAGACTCTATGCACACAGCACAACAATATCAAGAAGAACTACTCACAGACCGAGGCTGGTAAGAGATATTTCATTAGAATCTATGAGAAGGCTTTAGCGAGCGACGACCAAAACATGATTAGATTCTGCAAAGATGTATTCGATGCTTATAATAGGCACGGAATAAACGGGCATATTAGGAGACCAAACGGTAGGTAG